Part of the Zea mays cultivar B73 chromosome 4, Zm-B73-REFERENCE-NAM-5.0, whole genome shotgun sequence genome is shown below.
acacaaggtagaggaagcacttcaagatttggattgggtggtggtgatgcaagaggagctcaacaacttcactaggaatgaggtatggcatttggttccacgtcctaatcaaaatgttgtaggaaccaagtgggtcttccgcaacaagcaagatgagcatggtgtggtgacaaggaacaaagtccgacttgtggccaagggatattcacaagtcgaaggtttggatttcggtaaaacctttgcacccgtagctaggctagaatcaattcgcattttacttgcctatgctacttaccatggctttaagctttaccaaatggacgtgaaaagtgccttcctcaattgaccaatcaaggaggaggtctatgttgagcaacctcccggctttaaagatagtgagtaccctaaccatgtttacaaactctctaaggcgctttatgggctcaagcaagccccaagagcatggtatgaatgcctaagagattttcttatcactaatggcttcaaagtcggaaaggtcgatcctactttatttactaaaactcttgcaaatgatttgtttgtatgccaaatttatgttgatgatattatatttgggtctactaacgaatctacatgtgaggaatttagtaggatcatgacacagaaattcgagatgtctatgatgggggagttgaagtacttcttaggttttcaagtaaagcaactccaagagggcaccttcattagccaaacgaagtatattcaagacattctaaacaagtttgggatgaaagatgccaagcccatcaagacacccatgggaaccaatgggcatctcgacctcgacacgggaggtaaatccgtagaccaaaaggtataccggtcgatgataggttctttactctatttatgcgcatctcgaccggatattatgctttccgtatgcatgtgtgcaagattccaagccgatcctaaggaagctcaccttagggccgtaaaacgaatcttgagatatttagtttatactcctaagtttgggctttggtaccctcggggatccacatttgatttaattggttattcggatgccgattgggcagggtgtaaaattaatagaaagagcacatcggggacttgccagttcttgggaaggtctctggtgtcttgggcttcaaagaagcaaaattccgtagctctttctaccgccgaggccgagtatattatcgcaggccattattgcgcgcaattactttggatgaggcaaaccctcagggactatggttacaaattaaccaaagttcctcttctatgtgataatgagagtgcaatccgcatggcggataatcccgttgaacatagccgcactaaacacatagccattcggtatcatttcttaagggatcaccaacaaaagggggatatcgagattgcatatattaacaccaaagaacaattagccgatatctttaccaagccactagatgaacaaacatttaacaaacttaggcatgagctaaatattcttgattctcggaatttcttttgatgttttgcacacatagctcattactatacctttgatcatatctctttcgtgtgctatgactaatgggtttttaagtatatttcaaactaagtcataggttgaaagggaaaaggagtcttcggcgaagataaaggcttccactccactccatcgaaattactcatcctttgccgtcactccgcgccgctctccaactttggtataatcttcactcatattttgttcgccaaagggggagaaaatagttaaaaagggcttatatctcactcaagtatccatttttggcgattaatgccaaagggggagaaagtattaacccaaaacaaaaggaccgcaccaccaccaattttcaaaatttaagttaagaaaagattttgaaatgatgaatttttcaattggtatcttatttttgatagaatttcaaattggaacaccctcttcaaaaactaatatctaaaaccctcttgaacactaagaggaggattttattgagggggagttttgtttagtcaaaggaaaagcatttgaaacagggggagaaaatttcaaatcttaaaaatgcttctcaaaatcttattcatttacctttgactatttgcaaaaggactttgaaaagaatttacaaaagaatttgcaaaaacaaaacatgtggtgcaagcgtggtccaaaatgttgaaaatgaaaaagaaatcaatccatgcgcatcttatgatatatattggtttcattccaagcaacctttgcacttacaattatgcaaactagttcaattatgcatttctatatttgctttggtttgtgttggcatcaatcaccaaaaagggggagattgaaagggaaataggcttacacctttttctaaattgattttggtggttgaattgcccaacacaaataattggactaactagtttgctctagtctataagttttacaggcgccaaaggttcacaacaagccaataaaaagaccaaagatgggttcaaataaagagagctaaagacatcctaaaggcaccctggtctggcgcaccggactgtccggtgtgccaccggacagtgtccggtgcactagggaacttgacactgaactcgctaccttcgggaaaatgggaggccgctccgctataattcaccggactgtccggtgtcacatcggaatgtccggtgtgccagcggagcaacggctacttcacgccaacggtcgactgcaaccacattaaatgtgctacagtgcgcgccagagtcagagcacgcgtagaaggggcaccggacagtctacaggacctgtccggtgcaccactggacagcccagaggccccaccagtcagagctccaacggtcagaacccaacggccgtctgacgtggctagcgcaccggactgtccggtgcgccatgcgacagacagcctcccaacgaccacttttggtggttggggttataaatacccccaatcacccaccattcattacatccaagttttccaacttcctacaccttacaagagctataacattcaatacaagacacaccaaagagatcaaatcctctcccaagtccttagttcactccaaatcaaatagtgactagagagagagagagagagtgacttgtgtccaTTTGAgcgcttgcgcttggattgcttctttttctcattctttcttgtgatcaactcaattgtaaccgaggcaagagacaccaattgtgtggtggtccttgcggggactttgtgtcccgtttgattgagaagagaagctcactcggtctaagtgaccgtttgagagagggaaagggttgaaagagacccgatctttatgaccacctcaacggggagtaggtttgcaagaaccgaacctcggtaaaacaaatccttgtgtctcactctttatttgctttcgatttgtttttcaccctctctcggactcgttcatatttctaacgctaacccgacttgtagttgtgcttaagtttataaattttagattcgccctattcacccccctctaggcgactttcagttagaGTATATCCAACCTTTTCTCTTTCCAGGTGAGAGATGAGACGTTGTTTTTGAAAATATCTATCCAGTCCTCATAAAGTTCATAAAAGTCCGACAATGCTAAGTACATGGTAATTGCTAATGGGCATGAATAATTAGGGTATGTTGTTCAAGTATGTGCCCAATTGTTGTTTGTCCCCCTTTTATCGTTTTGTTTCCTGATTTCGACAATACCATTACCTGGGACGCTCACGAAACTTATATAATATACTATCCTTCTATGGAATCAATGTGTTGATTAATATTTGCTACATAtttattattgtttatttttatcAATGACAAAGCACATGTATAATCTTACATATCTTTTAAGATTAAGATTTGTAAACGTTCACTTTTGGTGATGCTAATAAAAGTATAGAATAACATATAATATTTTTGCATATCTATGTATTTTATCACTATTTGAATTGCGTACAAATTTCATGCCATTAGTGTTAATTTGTGAGATATGGGATTGATGATATATATATGTTGTTCGTTTTCATGTAATCGTTGTACACTAATATTTATCGAATAATTTAtacgccgtcgcaacgcacggacacatACCTAGTAATAATGTATGTTTAAACTTACTAAAGTTACTTTAGTAGTGCTATTAGGCGCTAAAATTTATAACTTCACTTTTAGCACTTCTATTTTGACCTCCAAATACTAAAGTTTATCTAAAACATATTGCTAAACAGACTCTTAGTCAAACAGGCCTGGCCCGGACTCCAAAATGTAGATAAGGCCCAGTCCATCTAAAGAGTCGAACAGGCCTGGCCCGGACTCCAGAACAACGCATGACGTCGAAGAAAATCTCAGGGACACCCTCCATCCAATCAGAACCGACCTTGACCCACCGATAATAAATTTACAAAAAAGCCCCAAAACAAACAGGCTCTTCTCCTCTCGTCTTCCTCTCCCCAACCCGTCGAGACCATCCTTCCCTTCTTCCCTCCTCGCCAGAGGAGAGTCTCGCTAGCTAGGGTTTCCACCAATGGCGGCGCCCACCACCTCCCGCCGCGGCCCCGGCGGCGCGCGCAACATGGACGATGAAAACCTCACCTTCGAGACCTCCCCGGGGGTCGAGGTCGTCAGCAGCTTCGACCAGATGGGCATCAAGGACGACCTCCTCCGCGGCATCTACGGCTACGGCTTCGAAAAGCCCTCCGCCATCCAGCAGCGCGCCGTCCTCCCCATCATCAACGGCCGCGACGTCATCGCGCAGGCCCAGTCCGGCACCGGCAAGACATCCATGATCTCCCTCACCGTATGCCAGATCGTCGACACCGCCGTGCGCGAGTAATAATATCTATTTATTACTGTTACCATCCTCCTTCATTCCTTGCATGTAGATTATTGGGCGAGCAAGCTATTGTTGTTTTTTAAGAACACTGGTTGCTCCCCAGATATAACGTGAAACGAATCAGATAGGGTCTTCTTATTTATGCCCTGTTTGGAACCTCTAGAAGTAAAAATTAGTTGTTAGGTTCCAAACACCCTCAGATAATACTGCATCTAATTGTTAGCTACCTCACAGCTAATAATTAGTTCATTAGCTGGCTTAACCCAACTAATAATTTATTAGCTGACTAACTATTATCTCTATGGgttccaaacagggccttagtctGTCAGTCTGTCTGTTTGATTTATCCTCTGTAATGGGTTATGGTCAGCCCAGGAATTAGGGCAATGTCTGTTTTTGTTCTCGATTTCTGGTTTGTTCAGATATAGGAGTACAGCAGAGGTGGAATTCGAATTAACTTCGTTATTATATTCACCTATCTCACAGGGTGCAGGCTTTGATTCTCTCGCCTACTAGGGAGCTTGCTTCCCAAACAGAGAGAGTTATGCTGGCTATTGGTGACCACCTCAACGTCCAAGTACATGCTTGCATTGGTGGAAAAAGTATCGGTGAGGATATCAGGAGGCTCGAGAATGGGGTGCATGTTGTCTCGGGAACTCCAGGCAGAGTCTGTGATATGATCAAGAGGAGGACCTTGCGAACAAGAGCCATCAAGCTTCTAGTTCTGGTTCGGTCACTCTCTTATTTTGCTTTTCGAAAATTTTGTCTGTTCAATGCGTAAAAAAGAACAAACCCAGTGCTGgcggctcccacatgagtggggtctggTGCATTTTCGCAGAGAGGCTGCATTGGACACATGACCTTTGGCTCAGTGAGGAGGCTTCTCACCACTGCGCCAGGCCTGTCCTCCTGTCTGCTCAATGTGTAAGGGGCTAATTCCTTCTGTGACTATACAGGATGAAGCTGATGAGATGTTGAGTAGAGGTTTTAAGGATCAGATTTATGATGTCTACAGATATCTCCCGCCAGAACTTCAGGTTACTACTGGAACCTATAGTTTGGGACAAATGAGAGATAgttttttccctcttctttttctCTTCAGTTTTGTAGCTTGTCAGAAAATTTGCGCTTCTCCCCCATAGCATTATCCAATCTGCCACCAAGTTCATTATACCATATTGTGATGACTTACGACAGGCACGTTTCCAATTTCCTATAACCCACATCTTCCAAAAGGAATACCTTGTATCTGTTTTAGTCTGTACCATATCCATAGTTACACATGTACCGGCTGTCCTTTTGCTCTGTTCGTGTTATTTTGTTATCTGTTTATCTTGATATGTAACCACACACTTGCCACATTTCTTAATAAGCAAACAATGGGAAAACCAGTTGTTTTTGTCAATTTTCTGTTTTTTGATGACAATAAGTACTGGCTTTTACTCGAACTGATGTGGTTGTGTATTTGTTTTTCTTTAAACAGGTGGTTTTGATCTCTGCAACTCTTCCTCATGAGATCTTGGAGATGACTAGCAAGTTCATGACGGAACCAGTTAGAATCCTTGTAAAGCGTGATGAGCTGACCCTGGAGGTAAATACCATTGAAAGTTATGCTCTGACTTTTATTGATCTCCATTTGGCTACTAAGTTTAAAATGTCATGTTTGTAGGGCATCAAACAATTTTTTGTTGCTGTTGAGAAAGAGGAATGGAAGTTTGATACTCTTTGTGATCTTTATGATACACTCACCATCACACAAGCTGTTATTTTCTGCAATACTAAGAGAAAGGTACCTTGTTTTTGTATCTTTGCTTTTCATATCCTGCTTTTTTCTCTCCCAAATCTTTTGGTCACTTGCTACTGATGGTTTGGATGCTAAGTGGAAAATTTTCTTTTGGGCCTAGGTGGATTGGCTTACTGAAAAAATGCGCAGCAATAACTTCACAGTATCGGCTATGCACGGTGACATGCCCCAACAAGAAAGGGATGCCATTATGGGCGAGTTCAGGTCCGGCGCAACTCGTGTGCTAATAACTACGGATGTTTGGGCTCGAGGACTGGACGTCCAGCAGGCGAGTATTCGTACAATTTTTTTTGTATTTGTATCGTCCTTTGCACTGCTGGTGAATTGCCTGATTGAATGTGTCCTGTTGCTATGCGTTTTCATATTGTTCGCTAACGCTCGGGGTATTGACTGAATTTCTTCCATTTTCAGGTTTCACTTGTCATAAATTATGATCTCCCAAATAATCGAGAGCTTTACATCCATCGCATTGGTCGCTCTGGTCGTTTTGGACGCAAGGTGAAGTTTCTACCTAATAATCTGTGAAGCACCTAATGACCTGCTTATGGATTATTATAATCTAggcatctagattatataatctacctAATAATCTGTGTTGTTTGTTTGTCTCTTAACTTATTTaagatggattatataatctagagcgtGAACAAACAGGACCTTAGTTCACTTGTGCTGGGCCATGAGGACCCTAAATGGGTGATGGGTCACATTCACATTTATCGTAGGAAGTTTAGCTATTGTCGTATTGCGATTATGATAATAACCATGTATTACTGGGCTGATTGTAATGACGAAAAGCTGTTTGTGTGGGCATTGCAGGGTGTGGCGATCAATTTCGTGCGCAAGGATGACATCCGTATCCTGAGAGATATAGAGCAGTACTACAGCACGCAAATTGATGAGATGCCAATGAATGTTGCTGATCTTATTTGAGCAACCGCTCCTCGCAAGGTTTGGCTTGGTGTGGCGGTGAGAAGTGGACGAGAGGGGCTTTGTAATCTGAGTGGAGCAGAGATTTGTTTGTTTACTTTTTTGGTGACGGCTTGAActgtatgtatatatattttaGCATGCTCCAGCTCATGTAACACTTTTTGGGAGACCTATGTTGGTGGCTTATTGTGACAATGACACGGAGAACTGTGCTGCTGTGAATTGCTGTTTGATTATTATTAATTATTATGGTTTTGGTTGGTTGCAATGC
Proteins encoded:
- the LOC732749 gene encoding putative RH2 protein codes for the protein MAAPTTSRRGPGGARNMDDENLTFETSPGVEVVSSFDQMGIKDDLLRGIYGYGFEKPSAIQQRAVLPIINGRDVIAQAQSGTGKTSMISLTVCQIVDTAVREVQALILSPTRELASQTERVMLAIGDHLNVQVHACIGGKSIGEDIRRLENGVHVVSGTPGRVCDMIKRRTLRTRAIKLLVLDEADEMLSRGFKDQIYDVYRYLPPELQVVLISATLPHEILEMTSKFMTEPVRILVKRDELTLEGIKQFFVAVEKEEWKFDTLCDLYDTLTITQAVIFCNTKRKVDWLTEKMRSNNFTVSAMHGDMPQQERDAIMGEFRSGATRVLITTDVWARGLDVQQVSLVINYDLPNNRELYIHRIGRSGRFGRKGVAINFVRKDDIRILRDIEQYYSTQIDEMPMNVADLI